One segment of Carya illinoinensis cultivar Pawnee chromosome 1, C.illinoinensisPawnee_v1, whole genome shotgun sequence DNA contains the following:
- the LOC122275417 gene encoding pentatricopeptide repeat-containing protein At4g14850 has product MTSLTPNSLAALVESALSTRSSLLGRAVHAQIIKTLNNPLPSFLSNYLVNMYSKLDLPSSAQLVLSLNPSRSVVTWTALIAGSVQNGRFASALLQFSNMLRECIQPNDFTFPCAFKASASLRMPAIGKQVHALAVKDGQIRDVFVGCSAFDMYSKTGLRDEARILFDEMPEKNIVTWNAYMSNAVLDGQPRNAVNAFIEFLRVGGEPDSITFCAFLNACSDALYLETGRQLHGFIIRRGFLADVSASNGLIDFYGKCRDVGSSEMVFDRMCQRNDVTWCSMVTAHVQNYEEEKACMVFLQAREEGVEPTDYMISTVLSACAGLSGLELGRSVHALAVKACVEGNVFVGSAIVDMYGKCGSIHDAEQAFYEMPQRNLITWNAMIGGYAHQGHADMALAFFQDMTSGSNDLVPNYVTLVCVLSACSRAGAVEMGLEIFESMGAIFGIEPGVEHYACIVDLLGRSGMVERAYEFIKKMPIPPTIAIWGALLGSCRMYGKPELGKIAADNLFELDPKDSGNHVVLSNLFAAAGMWEEATLVRKEMKNVGIKKGVGCSWISVKNAVHVFQAKDTSHERNSEIQAMLYKLRKEMKEAGYVPDTDFALYDLEEEEKISEVWYHSEKIALAYGLITIPPGVPIRITKNLRICGDCHSAIKFISGIVGREITVRDNNRFHRFRDGQCSCRDYW; this is encoded by the exons ATGACCTCCCTCACCCCCAACTCCCTTGCCGCATTGGTCGAGTCGGCGCTTTCTACTCGCTCCTCTCTTCTCGGCCGTGCCGTCCATGCCCAGATCATCAAGACCCTCAACAACCCTCTCCCTTCCTTCCTCTCCAACTACCTCGTCAACATGTATTCCAAACTCGACCTCCCCAGCTCTGCCCAACTCGTCCTCTCTCTCAACCCGTCCCGCTCTGTTGTCACCTGGACCGCCCTCATTGCCGGGTCCGTCCAAAACGGTCGTTTTGCCTCTGCTCTTCTCCAGTTCTCTAACATGCTCCGTGAGTGTATACAGCCCAATGACTTCACCTTCCCTTGCGCGTTCAAGGCCTCGGCTTCGCTTCGCATGCCTGCTATTGGAAAACAGGTTCATGCGCTTGCGGTTAAGGACGGCCAGATTCGGGATGTCTTCGTCGGGTGCAGTGCTTTCGATATGTACAGTAAAACGGGGCTCCGAGATGAGGCTCGGATCCTGTTCGATGAAATGCCGGAGAAAAACATTGTGACGTGGAACGCATATATGTCCAATGCGGTGCTCGATGGGCAGCCGAGAAATGCAGTGAACGCGTTTATTGAATTTCTACGTGTGGGTGGGGAGCCAGATTCGATAACGTTCTGTGCGTTTCTAAATGCGTGTTCTGATGCTTTGTATTTGGAGACTGGGAGACAATTGCATGGGTTTATAATTCGAAGGGGGTTTTTGGCAGATGTGTCTGCCTCGAACGGGcttattgatttctatggaaaGTGTAGGGATGTTGGATCATCGGAGATGGTGTTTGATAGAATGTGTCAGCGGAACGATGTTACCTGGTGCTCCATGGTGACGGCACACGTACAAAATTATGAGGAGGAGAAGGCTTGTATGGTCTTCTTGCAAGCTAGGGAAGAAGGCGTTGAGCCGACAGATTATATGATTTCCACTGTTCTAAGTGCTTGTGCTGGGCTTTCAGGGCTCGAATTAGGTAGGTCAGTTCATGCTCTAGCAGTAAAGGCGTGCGTTGAGGGGAATGTCTTTGTTGGAAGTGCAATAGTCGACATGTATGGGAAGTGTGGAAGTATACATGATGCGGAGCAAGCCTTTTATGAGATGCCTCAGAGGAACTTAATCACTTGGAATGCAATGATAGGTGGATATGCACACCAAGGGCACgctgacatggctttggctttTTTTCAGGACATGACATCTGGTAGCAATGACCTGGTGCCGAATTATGTGACTTTGGTTTGTGTATTATCGGCTTGTAGCAGGGCAGGGGCAGTAGAAATGGGCTTGGAGATTTTTGAGTCAATGGGAGCAATATTTGGGATTGAACCAGGGGTAGAGCATTATGCATGTATAGTCGACTTGCTGGGGAGATCTGGGATGGTAGAGCGTGCCTAtgaatttataaagaaaatgccGATTCCTCCAACGATAGCAATTTGGGGGGCTCTGTTAGGGTCTTGTAGGATGTATGGAAAGCCAGAACTAGGGAAGATTGCTGCTGATAACTTATTTGAACTTGATCCAAAAGACTCCGGCAACCACGTGGTGCTTTCTAACCTGTTTGCAGCTGCTGGCAT GTGGGAAGAAGCCACTCTTGTGAGAAAGGAGATGAAGAATGTCGGTATCAAAAAGGGTGTAGGCTGCAGTTGGATCTCTGTGAAGAATGCAGTCCATGTATTCCAAGCAAAGGATACTTCCCATGAAAGGAACTCAGAGATTCAGGCAATGCTATATAAGCTAAGGAAGGAGATGAAGGAAGCAGGATATGTACCTGATACCGATTTTGCTCTCTATGATTtagaggaagaagagaaaatatcAGAAGTATGGTACCACAGCGAGAAGATTGCCCTAGCCTATGGCCTCATTACTATCCCTCCTGGAGTACCTATAAGAATCACAAAAAATCTTAGGATTTGTGGAGACTGCCATAGTGCCATCAAGTTCATCTCAGGCATTGTTGGTAGGGAAATTACAGTAAGAGATAACAATCGGTTTCATCGCTTTAGGGATGGTCAGTGCTCTTGTAGAGATTATTGGTGA
- the LOC122302926 gene encoding pre-rRNA-processing protein TSR2 homolog, whose product MEPISTGNRAASALQKAEAVSHLREGISLLLSQWTGLQLAVKNGWGGHDSLQKSKQLATDILSWFFQSNAHLSLEDIENFLHESMLFSFNTEIEDGSIEEVAEQLMIMHEEYWHGSHY is encoded by the exons ATGGAGCCTATCAGTACTGGAAACCGCGCTGCTAGTGCTCTTCAGAAGGCCGAGGCAGTCTCTCATCTCCGGGAGGGGATCTCGTTGCTTCTCTCCCAATGGACAGGCCTTCAATTGGCCGTCAAGAATGGGTGGGGCGGCCATGACTCCCTCCAGAAGTCCAAGCAGCTAGCCACCGATATCTTATCCTGGTTCTTTCAATCCAATG CACATCTGAGTCTGGAGGATATAGAGAATTTTCTCCATGAAAGCATGCTGTTCTCTTTCAACACGGAGATTGAAGATGGTAGCATTGAGGAG GTGGCAGAACAGTTGATGATTATGCATGAAGAATATTGGCATGGAAGCCATTATTAG